Below is a genomic region from Flavobacterium ginsengisoli.
AGAATTGCAAGAAATCGAAAACATTGAAGTAGTAGATATCGATGTTACAGATGATGCATCAGTTAGCAAAGCAATCGAAAAAGTATTAGTTAAATACGGAAAAATTGATGTTCTAATTAATAACGCAAGCAGTAAGCGGTTTTGGTTTGCTTGAAGGATATTCAATTGATCAAGTTAGTAAAATGTTTGACGTAAACGTTTACAGCGTACTTCGTATGTATCAAGCAGTGCTTCCTTCTATGAGAAAAGAAAAAAATGGGCTTGTAATTAACATTACAACTGGGGCAAGCGGACATACACTTCCTTTTATGGTTCCGTACATCGCATCAAAATTAGTTGTAGAAAGCTTTACGGAAGGTTTGCAAGATGAGCTTGCAGATTATGGAATTGAAAACGTAAGCATTCAGCCAGGCGTTTATCCGACAGAAATGAATAACGGTTCTAAAGCTG
It encodes:
- a CDS encoding SDR family NAD(P)-dependent oxidoreductase, with translation MSKTIFITGTSTGFGKLTAVTLANAGHSVIAGMRNTIDKNAAVAKELQEIENIEVVDIDVTDDASVSKAIEKVLVKYGKIDVLINNASSKRFWFA
- a CDS encoding SDR family NAD(P)-dependent oxidoreductase — encoded protein: MLEGYSIDQVSKMFDVNVYSVLRMYQAVLPSMRKEKNGLVINITTGASGHTLPFMVPYIASKLVVESFTEGLQDELADYGIENVSIQPGVYPTEMNNGSKAGIHADKGAIIEEYGEAATEKFNALGTALFGKMAQFDMNPQTIADGILELVSMKKGERPLRFPLDAIAQGTDKEFIEARANIKAKWVAAYTN